The window TCGTGTTCTCCTTCCTTCCAATCTTCATTTTCGAAATGGTTAAGGCAAATATCGATGTGGCCAAAAGAGTCTTGAATCCTTCTCTTCCGATAAACCCTTCGATGGTCGAAGTTGAAACGGATTTGAAAGGGGAGATCTCGAAGCTTACTCTGGCCAACTCAATAACTCTCACACCGGGAACCTTGACCGTTGACATTGGTGAGGACCGTCTCTTGGTTCACTGGATAGACAAGAAGGCCGATGAGCCGGAGAGAATAAGAGAAGAGATCTCGGGAAAGTTTGAGAAGAGAATAGGGGGGATCTTCGAATGATAGGTTTCTCCATCTTCTTTTCACTAATACTCATGGGCGCTGGACTTACTCTCTATAGATTGTTGAGAGGGCCGACGGTTCCCGACAGAGTCGCAGCACTGGACATATTGAACGTGATGATTACAAGTGCGATAGTGTTATTTTCTCTAATCGACGGCAATCCTCTCTTTCTAGATATAGCGCTTGTTTATGCTGCGCTCTCCTTTCTTGAGACCATAGTGGTTGCCAGGTATCTGGAGGGGAGAAGATGATCATACTAGATATTCTGGGGTATGCGCTCTTATCTATAGGCGCATTTTTCTTCTTCATGGGAGGCCTTGGAATGCTGAGGATGCCGGACGTTTTCAACAGGCTGCAGGCCGGGACGAAGGCAACTACACTGGGCTCGTTCTCCGTGATACTCGGTGTAGGACTGATAAATCCGCAGTGGCTATTGAAGACTGTAATCATAGTCGCCTTCATTGCTATTACAAATCCTGTAGGGAGTTCAGCGATCGCCAGAACGGCACTGAAGAAGGGAATAACACCGATAGCTTATGAGGAATCTCATAAGGAAGCAGACGGTCTCCCAGAAGGTGGTGAGGAAGAGTGAACGTATTCTCGTTCATAATCGGAGTAGTAATGGTGGGACTGGCTATTTTCGCGATTGAAACGAAGAAGCTGCTGACTTCCGTGATAATGCTCTCCGCAATGAGTCTTCTGTCTGTCATACTGTTTGTTATTATGAAGGCTCCGGATGTCGCAATAACTGAAGCTTCTGTTGGAGCCGGCCTCACCACGGCCATATTTCTCCTCTCCCTTAGGAAGCTGAAACGAGCTGATGTAGAATGAAGCGGATGATATCTGCACTTATAGCACTTCTTTTCTTCTTCATGATCGTAACCGTTCTGAATTCCGACTCTTCCGATTCTATGGGGATTCCAAGATATGGTGAAGTGAAGCTCTCCGAAAGAGTCTCTGCGAAATACATCGAGAAATCGGTGAATGGGAATGAAGATGAGATCAACTTTGGAATAACTGCAGACGCAGAGACTGGTTCGGCTAACATGGTTACTTCGATTGTCGTCAATTACAGGTCATTCGACACCCTCGGAGAGGTGACGGTACTCTTCATTTCAGCGACCGGAGTTGGACTGATTCTTGGAGGGGGAAGAAAGAGGGTAGGTTCGGCAATATCCGTCAGTCCCGTTGTCAAGATCGCCTCTCGCGTGATTGCCCCATTGCTTATGGTGCTGGGGATATACGTATTCGTTCATGGCCATCTGACGCCGGGTGGAGGATTTCCCGGAGGAGCGATAATCGCGGCCGGTTTCTTGCTGCTCGTTGCGGTCGACGATGAAAAGAGGGCTTCAAAGGGACTGAAGATACTGGAGGGTACAATGGGACTTCTCTACGTTCTCATAGGTATAGCCGGCCTGTTGATCTCGGGTTCCTTCCTTAAGAATTTCCTTCCCACCGGTGTGGTAGGAGAGCTTTTCAGCGCAGGAATTATACCGGTTGTTTACTCGGTAATCGGTCTCAAGGTTGGAGCAGAGCTTTCCGGAATTGTGGATGACTTCATTTCGGAAGGGGGCGATGAGGCATGATCCAGTACTTTTCTATGATGCTGGTCGCCGTTGGCTTATACGGCCTTCTTTCGCAGAAGAATCTCGTTAAGCTAATTATCTCTTTGAATATAGCAGAGATCGGAGTCAACCTCTTCATTGTCTCTATAGGTTACATAGAAGGGGGAGCGGCTCCTATTCTTTCTTCGGTCAGCGACAACTCGTCCCTTCTCTTTGTCGATCCTCTTCCCCAGGCTCTAGTTCTTACTTCTATAGTTATCGGGGTGGGCGTAACGGCCCTGGCCCTTTCGCTTATTGTTTCTGTAAGCAAATCAAGGGGCACGATAGATATCTCGGAGCTCTCGAGCGGGGGAGGTGATTCCGAATGAATCCCGTATGGTTAATAGCAATACCCCTCGCGCTAGCCTTTGTGAGCGCCTTCTGGAGAAGTGTCTCCGGTTGGGCTCTTCTTGTAGCCGCCTTCTTCAACGCCTTCGCCGGAGTCTTCGGGGTAATGTTCCTCACTGCTACAAGCTTCTCTATTGGCGGGTGGAAGGCTCCATATGGTATCAACTTGCTCGTTAACGACGCTACGAAGCTTTTACTTCCCGTCGCAAATATACTCTTTCTCTTTGCAGTGTTGAGTTACCTACGAAAATGGGAAGAGACTAAGAAGTACTCGGTGGTTTTCTTGGTAGCTCTTGCCTCATTGAACGGGATCCTTTTGACCAACGATCTCTTCAACCTCTTCGTTTTCCTCGAGATCGCCGGAATCTCCGCCTATCTTCTGGCATCTACTGGAGAAGGCAGCGGTTCAAAGGTTGCATCTTTCAAGTATCTGATGATAGGATCGGTAGGATCGCTGCTGTATCTTCTTGGGGTCGCTGTTCTTTACGGGGCGGCTGGCACTCTAAACATTTCCGAACTTGCTGCCAGGATATCTTCCGGTCAGATCAGCGGCGATGTCACGTTAGTTTCTTCACTTCTTATTGTTGCGGGTCTCGGTGTTGAATCGAAATTGCTTCCCTTTAATGGTTGGGTTCCCGACGTTCTGACGAAATCGTCGCGTATTGCTACGCTGGTTCTAGCGTCGGTCTATCCGCTCGCAATGGTGAATGCCTTTTCAAAGGTCTTACTCGCCGTAGGAGACGATCGCGTGATGAGTCTCGTCGTTCTTCTTGGGACGGCAACTGTCCTTGTAGGCGAGGTCCTTGCTTTCAGTCAGAAGTCGTTGAGAAGAACGCTTGCCTATTCAAGCATCGCTCAGTCGGGCCTGGCGATCTTTCTTGTCGGGATCGGGAGCGTTGAGGCTATTACGGGATCGATAATGCTTCTCATAAACAACGCTCTTTCGAAATTTATGCTCTTCTCCGTTGACGACAAGGTTATCGATGAAGTTGGTCGAGACGATAGAGATACTCTTAACGGGTTCGGCCGAAAGTCACCGATAGTCGGAGTAATATTTGTTGTCTCCGCGTTTTCTATCGCAGGTATGCCTCTCTTCTTCGGATTTAGGGGAAAGCTCAACGCGATATCGGCAAGCTTCGAAACCTCGATGGCCGTTCCTATAATAATTCTCATTGCAGCGGCCATCGAAGTTACATATTACGTCAGGTGGATCTTCACCTTCTTCAAGCCGGTCGGAACAGCTCAGACGCCTGAGAAGAGAATGGTCCCATCGGTGGAGTTCCTTGCCTTCGGGCTTGTGCTAAGTACGGTCATAGTCTTCCTCGGGGTAAGCTCGGGGGAGGCCTTCATGATGTTTGAGAGAGCCGCGGATTCTCTTGTAAATGGCATTTTGGCAATTGGAAAGGCCATTCTGGGAGGGATGTAGATGAATATACTCTTTTTGATAGCGGCATCTCTCTTTGCCGCTCCGTTGTTCTTTCTGGTTTCAAAACTGAAGAAGAACGCGGCCTATGTTGCGTACGCCGCGTTCCAGATATTCATCTTTGTCTATGTGTTTTTCTGGGGAGGAAGGGGAGTTTCATATGAAGTGGTCGGGATAACGGGCAGACTCAACTTCAACTTCTCTATGACCCCCGTTAACTGGTTTTTCGCTTCGATAGTGATGCTAATAGTATCCACGACTGCGGTCTTCATGCTTCCTCTAAAGAAGAGTTCCGTCAAGGTCTTTCTGCTTAGTCTTGTAACTGCGGGAGCGATCGGAGCGGTCTTCTCGGCCGATTTCCTTACTTTGATGATCTTCTGGGAGATTTCCACATGGGCCTCGCTGATTCTCATAATTCAAGACAAGGAAAAGTCGACTGGAGAGGCGATAAAGTATGCCGCTATCGCAGCGGTGGGAAGTTATTCAATGTTGTTCGCGATCTTCTACATGGACAGCAGGCTGGGGACTGTCGAGTTCTCCAGTGTGGCTTTGAAGATCGAGAGCCAACCGATCGGAGTTCAGCTCACGATTTTCACGGCCTTGGCAATAATGGTCCTTGCAAAGATGGGAACCTTCCCTCTTCATACCTGGCTTAGGGGTTCTCATTCTTCTGCACCAGACGAATTCAGCCCCATTCTTTCCGGAGGACTCACAAAACTCGGTGGTTTTCTACTCTTAACAATGACGATTGCTCTTCCTTCCTTTAAGGTTTTCGGCACTCTTCCTATATTCAATGGCGTTCCGATCGTAAATTATGGATTTGCCCTCCTTGGTGGCATCTCGATAGTCGTGGGAACGGTTATGGCTATACGAATGGAAGACGCCAAAGAACTTATCGCCTTTTCGACTGTGAGCAATTCAGGCTATATAGTGCTGGCCCTCTCCATTGGTGGAACCTACGCAACTGCCGGCGGGATGATGCACATTCTCAACCACGCAATGGCATCTGCCGCCATGTTCATGGCGATAGCTGCGGTAGCCTACAGGACAAGGACTACGAAAATGCACGAGATGGGAGGACTCATAGTTAAGATGCCCGTCACCTTCGCCGTTTATCTCGTTGCGATTATTTCGGTAGCTGGAATTCCCCCGACAAGCGGATTCGTATCAAAGTGGTTGATCTATCAGCAGCTAGTGC is drawn from Mesotoga sp. BH458_6_3_2_1 and contains these coding sequences:
- a CDS encoding Na+/H+ antiporter subunit E; the protein is MALQFISLLVISFIIWLGFTGSFALAEILLGFVVSIVVAVILSKYSRFRIGLDFPVRLFRFVFSFLPIFIFEMVKANIDVAKRVLNPSLPINPSMVEVETDLKGEISKLTLANSITLTPGTLTVDIGEDRLLVHWIDKKADEPERIREEISGKFEKRIGGIFE
- a CDS encoding cation:proton antiporter; the encoded protein is MIGFSIFFSLILMGAGLTLYRLLRGPTVPDRVAALDILNVMITSAIVLFSLIDGNPLFLDIALVYAALSFLETIVVARYLEGRR
- the mnhG gene encoding monovalent cation/H(+) antiporter subunit G, with the translated sequence MIILDILGYALLSIGAFFFFMGGLGMLRMPDVFNRLQAGTKATTLGSFSVILGVGLINPQWLLKTVIIVAFIAITNPVGSSAIARTALKKGITPIAYEESHKEADGLPEGGEEE
- a CDS encoding hydrogenase subunit MbhD domain-containing protein — protein: MNVFSFIIGVVMVGLAIFAIETKKLLTSVIMLSAMSLLSVILFVIMKAPDVAITEASVGAGLTTAIFLLSLRKLKRADVE
- a CDS encoding Na(+)/H(+) antiporter subunit B; this encodes MKRMISALIALLFFFMIVTVLNSDSSDSMGIPRYGEVKLSERVSAKYIEKSVNGNEDEINFGITADAETGSANMVTSIVVNYRSFDTLGEVTVLFISATGVGLILGGGRKRVGSAISVSPVVKIASRVIAPLLMVLGIYVFVHGHLTPGGGFPGGAIIAAGFLLLVAVDDEKRASKGLKILEGTMGLLYVLIGIAGLLISGSFLKNFLPTGVVGELFSAGIIPVVYSVIGLKVGAELSGIVDDFISEGGDEA
- a CDS encoding sodium:proton antiporter, which translates into the protein MIQYFSMMLVAVGLYGLLSQKNLVKLIISLNIAEIGVNLFIVSIGYIEGGAAPILSSVSDNSSLLFVDPLPQALVLTSIVIGVGVTALALSLIVSVSKSRGTIDISELSSGGGDSE
- a CDS encoding complex I subunit 5 family protein, with amino-acid sequence MNPVWLIAIPLALAFVSAFWRSVSGWALLVAAFFNAFAGVFGVMFLTATSFSIGGWKAPYGINLLVNDATKLLLPVANILFLFAVLSYLRKWEETKKYSVVFLVALASLNGILLTNDLFNLFVFLEIAGISAYLLASTGEGSGSKVASFKYLMIGSVGSLLYLLGVAVLYGAAGTLNISELAARISSGQISGDVTLVSSLLIVAGLGVESKLLPFNGWVPDVLTKSSRIATLVLASVYPLAMVNAFSKVLLAVGDDRVMSLVVLLGTATVLVGEVLAFSQKSLRRTLAYSSIAQSGLAIFLVGIGSVEAITGSIMLLINNALSKFMLFSVDDKVIDEVGRDDRDTLNGFGRKSPIVGVIFVVSAFSIAGMPLFFGFRGKLNAISASFETSMAVPIIILIAAAIEVTYYVRWIFTFFKPVGTAQTPEKRMVPSVEFLAFGLVLSTVIVFLGVSSGEAFMMFERAADSLVNGILAIGKAILGGM
- a CDS encoding proton-conducting transporter membrane subunit, whose product is MNILFLIAASLFAAPLFFLVSKLKKNAAYVAYAAFQIFIFVYVFFWGGRGVSYEVVGITGRLNFNFSMTPVNWFFASIVMLIVSTTAVFMLPLKKSSVKVFLLSLVTAGAIGAVFSADFLTLMIFWEISTWASLILIIQDKEKSTGEAIKYAAIAAVGSYSMLFAIFYMDSRLGTVEFSSVALKIESQPIGVQLTIFTALAIMVLAKMGTFPLHTWLRGSHSSAPDEFSPILSGGLTKLGGFLLLTMTIALPSFKVFGTLPIFNGVPIVNYGFALLGGISIVVGTVMAIRMEDAKELIAFSTVSNSGYIVLALSIGGTYATAGGMMHILNHAMASAAMFMAIAAVAYRTRTTKMHEMGGLIVKMPVTFAVYLVAIISVAGIPPTSGFVSKWLIYQQLVQNGLPFLAFAAFFGSIGSFMYVFKPLAGIFLGQLKPEHGKVKEAPLIMLVPMAFLTLLTVFWGVFPSNAIRSINRITESIGGGTVDVTFSRIVALTGEWDSVLVTTVFAIGFVISLLIFMRAKKARQVDLLDNYTGGDFLYTAELYHFSYRMYRPFDRLFEKWPSMENWLLSSSEKIKELGALFKAVFFNRNPQVYIALTVIVLLGAFWWLR